The Priestia megaterium NBRC 15308 = ATCC 14581 region CGCGTACGCTTCTGCGGGGCCTTACCTGTTCCGCTTTTCCCGCAGGAGTCTTCGCCTTGCCCTTTCATCAACCGCTAAAAGCGACTAAACATATGAAATTCACGTTCATCATAATAACAAAAAACGAACGATTAATATTTTTTAATTAATCGTTCGTTTATAATTCTAACTAAAATATTTTTATCCCAGCCTCTTTTTTATTTTCCTCCAGTAAACGAGATTCCTTTAATAAAATATTTATTAAAAAACGCATAAATGAGTAAAATGGGAAGTGTAAAAACCATGGAAGCTGCCATAATATAGTTCCAATAACTGATATACTGACCTTTAAATGTGTTAAGCCCTAAAGTTAATGTAAACATATTTTCATCAGACATCACAATTAAAGGCTTCATAAAATCATTCCAAAATCCCATAAATACAAAAATCGTTTGTGCTGCTAAGGCAGGTTTTGCAAGTGGAAGGACTATTTTGAAGAATGTTCCAAACTTCGATAACCCATCCAACTCCGCTGCTTCTTCAAGCTCTTTTGGGAAATTAATAAAAAATTGACGCATCATAAATATAAAAGTCGCATTTACCATTCCGGGTACAATCATTCCCTGATAGGTATTTAACCAGCCTAACTCTTTCAAAATCAAAAAATTAGGGATCATGGTTACTTGTCCAGGAATCATAAGCACAGCTAAAATAATAATAAACAAACTTTTCTTTCCCGGGAAACTGAGGCGTGCAAGGGCATAACCAGCCATTGAGTTAAATAGCAAATTCAGTGCTGTTCCTA contains the following coding sequences:
- a CDS encoding carbohydrate ABC transporter permease, producing MKKKTGVLILYAILSIYALITLIPFIWALSASFKTLEEIVSGTVNFIPKHFTLDNYKQIFVEQKLFPRWMFNSLFIAVVGTALNLLFNSMAGYALARLSFPGKKSLFIIILAVLMIPGQVTMIPNFLILKELGWLNTYQGMIVPGMVNATFIFMMRQFFINFPKELEEAAELDGLSKFGTFFKIVLPLAKPALAAQTIFVFMGFWNDFMKPLIVMSDENMFTLTLGLNTFKGQYISYWNYIMAASMVFTLPILLIYAFFNKYFIKGISFTGGK